GTTGATAGATCAATCGCAATAATGCCTGACTTCGGCTCGGTGACAAATCGACGTTTCGCGATCGTCCTTCCCGCTGCATTTTTCAGGACAAATTTCACCTTTAACGGCTTATTTTCTGAGGGAGCTGAAAAATAGAACGTGGGGTAAACGGCAGTTGTTGCACCAAAATTTGTTTTCGGGTTCAGCGCGACTAAAGGCGCTTTAGTAAAGCAATCACTACGCGACCCACCCCCCACGCGCCGACCGGGAAACCCACCACGCATCCCGCCCGGACCAGCCAAAGCAGCCTGGGGGATTAGACTAAGCCCAAAGCTCAAACTAGTCGTTATCCCAAGTAGGGCAATGAGGGAGCGTGATGACAGAAAACGCATATTGTGGTGCCAGTTAATTACTTCATCTGTTCACTTTCTCTCACTTTTCTATTGTAAAAACCAGAAAGAATACGGAATTATCCTGCCATTTTTGAACGCACCGAAAAGCTTCATAATACTTTCAAATATCAATTTCACCACCGTTCCACTGGCATCCGACAGAAGGCGGAAATAATGCGCAAAAAACGCAATCAAAATCCTGAAGCTGAATGATTTATTGCACCACAGGGCATGCATCTAGAATTTTTGGCTAAATGATCGTTAGTTTAACTGAGGAATTCATTGCGCTTTTAGAGAATAATTCAAACAGGTGATATTGAATTGAGGCATTTATTGCATTTTTAGAGGAAAATTCAGGCAACCAATATCACGAAAAATTTTCGAGTTTCGAGTTTTAATTCCTCTGACAAAAGTAACACAATACTCCGGTTTGTCTGTGCATCATCATTCCATGATTTAGTCAGCCATGGAACATTCTAAATATGGGAGCACTGACCCCCAGACGGGAATTCTAACGATAAAGCACTGGATGATTCACGCTGACTCATCCGGGAAAATTTCTCGCATTAGGATAGTTACCCTTTAACACTGGTCTCATAAAGGGGCGGATAGCAGCATGATTACGCAATTAATCCAGCAGATCCACGCCGCAGCTATTCGCTGGAGCGAAGATGACGGAATTCAGAATAGCCGGGTTACCTTTCCCAATAAGCTGTTACGGGGTGGGCGTTCTGTGCTTTTTGGCAGCACACTCACAGTCGGATTGCTATTGGGCGCACGCCAGTTAAGCCTGTTAGAGCCCTTAGAAGTATCAGTTTTCGATCGCTTAACCCGGATGGCACCCGCACCTGCAGTTGATCAACGTCTGCTCATCATTGGTGTCACCGAGCAAGATCTCCAAAAGCATGGTTGGCCTTTGTCGGATGCAACGCTAGCCCAACTCCTCCAGAAACTTCAAAGCAATCAGCCCCGCGTCGTTGGTCTTGACCTTTACCGAAATATTGCACAGCCGCCGGGACAAGCAAAACTCACAGAACAATTGCGGGCCGCAAACCTAATTGCGATTACAAATGTTGGCAGCGATCCGAACGCCGAAACCGTCGCCCCACCCCCAAATATCGAAGACCAACGCATTGGGTTTAATGATCTCGTGCTTGATCCCGATGGGGTAGTCAGACGCAGCCTACTATTTGCCGAAACCCCGGAACAAGAATACTATTCATTTGCCCTGCGCATTAGCCTGTTGTACTTGGCCGAAGAAAAACCAGCATTCCGTTACGATGCCACATCAATGCGGATTGGCAAAACCGAATTTAGGCTTTTAGGCAAGACTTCCGGTGGGTATCAAAACCTGGACGCTCGTGGCTATCAAACGCTATTGCGCTACCACGGCCCAAACCAACTAGCGCGACAAGTGTCGGTCGCTCAAGTCTTGAGCGGAGAAGTAAAGCCTGAATGGATCAAGGATAAAGTCGTTCTCATTGGCACCACCGCGCCCAGCATTAAGGATGTGTTTTACACCCCCTATAGCGCCAGCCAAACCACTGAAATGATGATGCCTGGAATTAAGATTCATGGCCAAATTGTCAGCCAGATTTTAGACTCAGTTGCCGGAAAAAAGTCCCAGTATTGGTTTTGGTCTGAACCAGAAAAACTACTCTGGCTCTGGAGCTGCTCAGCGGTAGCTGGTATCTTCGCTTGGCGCTTCCGGCATCCTGCAACACTTGCCGCTGTTGGTTTGCTCAGCTTGGGTGGAATTGTCGGGATTGGGTATGGTCTGTTTTTGCAAATGGGTTGGATTCCGCTGGTCGAACCAGTGATCGGTTATGGCCTTACCACTTTGCTGGTCGTCGCTCAGCGCTTATTCTACAGTACCTACCGCGACCAACTGACGGGATTACTGAATCGCGATGCATTTTTGTACCAATTGCGCCGATCGCTGAAACGCCGCAAAGCTGGTCAGAAAAATCAAGATTTGGCCGTTGTATTTCTCGACCTCGATCAATTCAAGTTAATTAATGAAGGATTAGGCCATGCCACGGGCGATCATCTATTAATCAGCGCGGCCAAACGGTTGCGTCGAGCATTACCCAAATTTTCTAAGCTCGCTCGGGTCGGCGGTGATGAATTTGCTATCTCGCTACAGCATCGCACAAAAGACGAAATAACCCGCGTTTTAGACGAATTACAGCAAATTATGGCCATTCCCTATCACTTGGAAAAACAAGAAGTCCAACTGACAGTGAGTGCTGGCCTGGCTCTGACTCAAGCCGAATATGCCCATAAACCAGAGGATTTGCTGCGGGATGCCCACACCGCTATGTATCGGGCAAAATCTTTAGGTAAGTCGCGCTATGAGGTGTTTGCGACTGGAATGCTCAAAGAAGCAGTCGAACGCTTGCAACTTGAAAGTGATATTCGCCAAGGGATTGAGGCGGAAGAATTTCTGCTGTATTACCAGCCAATCATCTGTCTAAAGACAGGGCGAATTGCCGGTTTTGAGGCACTTGTCCGCTGGCAACATCATGAACGGGGATTTATGCCACCCGGACTATTTATTCCATTAGCGGAGGAAACTGGATTAATTCAGCCTTTAGGAGAGTGGATTTTCCAACAGGCCTGTCATCAAGCGGCTCAGTGGCAACAACAGTTTCCCAATTACGCGGCGTTACAGATGAGCATCAATCTCTCTAGTAGCCAGTTTGGCCAGTCAAATTTGATTCCCATCCTAGAGCAGGCCCTCAAGCAAGCGGGACTCAATGGGGAAGCGATCAAAATTGAAATTACCGAAAGTATGGTGATGGGTGATGTGGAAGCGGCGATCGATCTAATGTTGCAAATTAAATCATTGGGGATGAAACTCAGTATTGATGATTTTGGGACAGGCTATTCCTCGTTAAGCTACCTGCACCGGTTCCCCTTAGACACACTCAAAGTCGATCGATCGTTTGTCAGTCGAATGGATGAAAGTCATGAAGATAGTGCAATTGTACAGACCATTATTGCCCTCGGACAAAATATGGGCATGAATATTGTGGCAGAGGGCATTGAGCAAGACAGTCAGGTCCAAATGCTGAAAGCGCTAAATTGTGAGTATGGGCAGGGATATCTGTTTGCCAAACCCCTATCAAGTGAAGCCGCAACAGACCTATTGAATCAGCATCCTCAATGGTAGAGCTAATCAATCAGCCAATGGTAAATCTAATGGTTTAGCAACAACAGCATGCTCCTACCAAGGACTACCAATCAGGGTAAAGGCAGACCAATAGAGCGGATGCTCAAAATTCCAGGTGCCACTGTTCGCGAGTGCTGGTGGTAACTCAACCGATTCAGCATTCGGGTTAATTAGACGGCCATTTTCAATCCGCATTTTATTATTGATCATCGCCAGTTGAGCCTGTCGCAGGGCTTCTACCTTAGTGCGAGAATTCTGTAACTTCTGATAAAACTCGGTCATGAGGCCTAATGTCGCTTCATCACTGACGGACCAAAGGCTGGCCAGCGACGAGATCACACCGGCCTGAACCGCCATCCCAGCAAAACCCAATTCGGCTTTTTCATCGCCTAACGCCGTCGTACAAGCGCTCAGCACAAGTAGCTCAACCGGCGGATTCTGCAAACCTAATTGGCGCATTTGGTCGAGCGCTAATTTTTGATCCCAAAACTGAATGTAAGAGTTGCTGGCCTTGCCCGGTCGGAAGTTGCCGTGGGTTGCTAGATGCACAATTTTGAACGGGTAGGCCGATCGCTGCGATTTAAGATTTTGGATCGTAAAATCATCATTCAGCAGTGACTTACCCGTCCAAATTTTTTGTGTGATTGTCGATAGTTCGAGCGGCACTGCGGGCAATTGGTTTTGTTCTTTGAATTCAGAAGCGCCCATTGCCAGCACTGGCTGATTATCAAGTGAGCGATCGCTCAACTTCGTCAAACTAAAGCTGGGCATCAGGCCGACACTATAGTCTTGAACCAGAAAGTTTTTGCCATTATGCAGAGCCGCAACGGGAATGGAGCGTAAGCCATTGTCCAAAATAAACGTGACATTCTGAATCCCACGCTGCTTAAGGTCAGTCCTGACCGGTGCGATCATCCAGTCATAAAGCTGTTGTGCTGGCGGTAAATATTCATGGGGTGAGGTGGTAGCATCGGTAATTTGCTGCTGCAACTGCTGCACAACTGGCAAAACTTGCGCCCGATTTACCTCGACTAGGTGCCGCCGAATTGGCTCGCCGTCGGCTGTAACCAGAACCAACTCAAGTGTGTCACGCGCTGTCTTAGGTCGATCGACGGGATTTGAGGTATTCGCGAGTGATGCGGAACCCGATAATTGCGCTGGCTTAAATTGGACATATAGCAACGCCGACTTCAACCCTCGAGTTAACTCAACTTGACGTAACGTTGACTGCGTTTGAGTGAGCGTTGCGAGGACGGCTTGCTGTTCGCGCTTGGGTAATTTGAGATAGTTCTGAAATTCCTGCGTGACTCTGCTTTCCGCCTCAAGGGTGTCTTTTTTCTCAATCCCAGATTGCTCTTTCAGGAGCGTCTTCAGTGTTTCCTGTGATGGGGAAACGAATGATAAATTGGGCAGGCTGGGAGGCTGGGCACTTTGATCAGATGGCGCTGAGGCAGGTGGCGTTGGTGGTAGTACAGGCGGTGTTGGTGGTGGTACAGGCGGTGTTGGTGGTGGTACAGGTGGCGTTGGTGGTGCTTGGGTCAGAATGGATAAATTCCCACGAATCTCACTGACTGGGAATGACTGCGATGCCGTGATGGTCGCATTGCCAGTCGTAATTGCGCCATCAGTGCCGTTAATGGCACTATTACCCACGTCAAAGGGCGTCGTACCATTGCCAGCATGGCGAATAATGATAGAGCCACCATTGTTGTTACCGATCGTGGAAAGGCTAACCGTCGACCCATCAGAGGCACTAAAGGTGTCTGTGGCACGAAAAAAGCTGCCAGCCGTGATATTAATATTGCCACCGGCGAGATCAGACTGAGCATTAATTGATTCGGTTTGAATATTTCCAGGGCTATTCAATGTGACATTGCCACCAACGTTATCAGCCTGGGTGTTGATTGAAGCAGATTGAATACTCCCCCCAGTGCTATCCAATATGAGATTGCCACCGACGTTGTCAGACTGAGCACTAATTACGTCAGTTCGAATATCTCCAGCACTACCCAATGCCACATCACCAGCGGAGTTATTCCCCCGGGTGTTAATTGCATCAGTTTGAATGGTCCCGCCAG
Above is a window of Romeriopsis navalis LEGE 11480 DNA encoding:
- a CDS encoding DUF928 domain-containing protein — encoded protein: MAGPGGMRGGFPGRRVGGGSRSDCFTKAPLVALNPKTNFGATTAVYPTFYFSAPSENKPLKVKFVLKNAAGRTIAKRRFVTEPKSGIIAIDLST
- a CDS encoding EAL domain-containing protein; amino-acid sequence: MITQLIQQIHAAAIRWSEDDGIQNSRVTFPNKLLRGGRSVLFGSTLTVGLLLGARQLSLLEPLEVSVFDRLTRMAPAPAVDQRLLIIGVTEQDLQKHGWPLSDATLAQLLQKLQSNQPRVVGLDLYRNIAQPPGQAKLTEQLRAANLIAITNVGSDPNAETVAPPPNIEDQRIGFNDLVLDPDGVVRRSLLFAETPEQEYYSFALRISLLYLAEEKPAFRYDATSMRIGKTEFRLLGKTSGGYQNLDARGYQTLLRYHGPNQLARQVSVAQVLSGEVKPEWIKDKVVLIGTTAPSIKDVFYTPYSASQTTEMMMPGIKIHGQIVSQILDSVAGKKSQYWFWSEPEKLLWLWSCSAVAGIFAWRFRHPATLAAVGLLSLGGIVGIGYGLFLQMGWIPLVEPVIGYGLTTLLVVAQRLFYSTYRDQLTGLLNRDAFLYQLRRSLKRRKAGQKNQDLAVVFLDLDQFKLINEGLGHATGDHLLISAAKRLRRALPKFSKLARVGGDEFAISLQHRTKDEITRVLDELQQIMAIPYHLEKQEVQLTVSAGLALTQAEYAHKPEDLLRDAHTAMYRAKSLGKSRYEVFATGMLKEAVERLQLESDIRQGIEAEEFLLYYQPIICLKTGRIAGFEALVRWQHHERGFMPPGLFIPLAEETGLIQPLGEWIFQQACHQAAQWQQQFPNYAALQMSINLSSSQFGQSNLIPILEQALKQAGLNGEAIKIEITESMVMGDVEAAIDLMLQIKSLGMKLSIDDFGTGYSSLSYLHRFPLDTLKVDRSFVSRMDESHEDSAIVQTIIALGQNMGMNIVAEGIEQDSQVQMLKALNCEYGQGYLFAKPLSSEAATDLLNQHPQW